From Anopheles darlingi chromosome 2, idAnoDarlMG_H_01, whole genome shotgun sequence, the proteins below share one genomic window:
- the LOC125959822 gene encoding trafficking protein particle complex subunit 4, which produces MVIYGVYIVNKSGGLIFNLDHNLPKIETEKTFSYPLDIALDYETKKVCVAFGQRDGINVGHVLIGINGVLVTGTSLEDGRDAREVIENKDNYPLSLKFSRPKMTTNEKIFLASMFYPLFAIASQLSPEPKSSGIEVLEADTFRLHCFQTLTGVKFMIVAENIQSGIDGLLRRIYELYADYVLKNPFYSLEMPIRCELFDTNLQALLDQAEKGGIVSS; this is translated from the exons ATGGTAATTTATGGAGTCTATATCGTGAACAAATCGGGAGGATTGATCTTCAACCTAGATCACAACTTACCGAAAATAGAGACGGAGAAAACGTTCAGCTATCCTCTGGATATCGCTCTGGATTACGAGACCAaaaaggtgtgtgtagcttttGGCCAGCGTGACGGTATCAACG TTGGGCACGTGCTTATCGGTATAAATGGGGTGCTCGTTACTGGAACTTCGCTGGAGGATGGGCGTGACGCGCGGGAAGTGATCGAGAATAAGGACAACTATCCGCTATCGCTCAAGTTTAGTCGACCGAAAATGACGACGAACGAGAAGATTTTCCTGGCCAGCATGTTCTATCCACTGTTCGCGATTGCCAGCCAGCTGAGTCCCGAGCCGAAGAGCAGCGGTATCGAGGTGCTGGAGGCCGATACATTCCGATTGCACTGTTTTCAGACACTGACCGGCGTTAAATTCATGATAGTCgcagaaaacattcaatccGGTATCGATGGGCTACTGAGACGCATCTACGAGCTGTACGCGGATTATGTGCTGAAGAATCCTTTCTACTCGCTCGAAATGCCGATTCGATGTGAACTGTTTGATACGAATCTGCAAGCCCTGCTGGATCAAGCGGAAAAGGGCGGTATTGTTAGTTCGTAA
- the LOC125959818 gene encoding etoposide-induced protein 2.4, translating to MESIYRIGTTVLQGIFDSIKGITVVFYLDKEANRKISQPRPTKESLSTQSTPPQASKRSIEESKVLKRVVQCSMLNGGIFMLSILFFEYAVLPGLHLFLWYLFRSSTTLTTVWGWMQPSLSLLFNSFWVAPLFLLSKIVNSLWFQDIADSAYKFRKGRPQLIPSISKLIADTLISLLIQILFLLQSTLVKYLPVPVPFACSALYMVHMSLLCALYAFEYKWFNMGWELHKRLTYIEQNWPYFLGFGLPLAALSELPNSIVISGCVFSVLFPLFIISANEATPKVDVCETPLKLFSIVVAVTNALFRGRSKSGKAALSQPLTPNARGLTPPLSSSTSSFGFQSSAQFQQQQYQQQQHRHHHRHHRSHQRNPSPSPSGASSFASSASVLTAQQTLLSRPLRR from the exons ATGGAATCCATATAC AGAATAGGCACCACGGTGCTGCAGGGCATTTTCGACAGCATCAAAGGCATTACGGTTGTGTTCTACCTCGACAAGGAGGCGAACCGCAAGATTAGCCAACCTAGACCGACTAAGGAAAGCCTATCGACCCAATCGACTCCGCCGCAGGcttcgaaacgatcgatcga AGAATCCAAGGTGCTGAAGCGTGTGGTCCAGTGTTCGATGCTAAATGGTGGCATCTTTATGCTCAGCATCCTGTTCTTCGAGTATGCGGTCCTGCCGGGGCTGCACCTTTTCCTCTGGTATCTGTTCCGCAGCTCGACCACATTGACGACGGTGTGGGGTTGGATGCAGCCATCGCTATCGCTGCTGTTCAACTCCTTCTGGGTAGCACCGCTCTTCCTACTCAGCAAGATCGTCAACAGTCTCTGGTTTCAGGATATCGCCGATTCGGCCTACAAGTTTCGCAAGGGTCGGCCCCAGCTGATACCGAGCATCAGCAAGCTGATTGCCGACACGCTGATCAGTCTACTCATACAGATCCTGTTTCTGCTGCAGAGTACGCTGGTCAAGTACCTACCCGTGCCGGTACCATTCGCGTGCAGTGCCCTCTACATGGTGCACATGAGCTTGCTGTGCGCATTGTACGCCTTTGAGTACAAGTGGTTCAACATGGGCTGGGAACTGCACAAACGGCTGACCTATATCGAGCAAAACTGGCCATACTTCCTAGGGTTTGGCCTTCCGCTAGCGGCTCTCTCCGAGCTTCCTAACTCAATTGTTATCAGTGGCTGTGTGTTTTCGGTGCTTTTTCCACTGTTCATCATCAGTGCCAACGAAGCTACCCCGAAGGTGGACGTTTG TGAGACTCCGCTCAAACTGTTCTCGATCGTAGTCGCAGTCACTAATGCGCTGTTTCGAGGTCGATCGAAATCTGGAAAGGCCGCTCTTTCACAACCGCTGACACCGAATGCGAGAGGTCTAACGCCACCTCTATCCTCCTCGACATCTTCATTCGGCTTTCAATCTTCAGcacagttccagcagcagcagtaccaacagcagcaacatcgtcaccatcatcgacatcatcgatCACATCAGCGCAATCCGTCTCCCTCACCGTCCGGCGCATCGTCCTTTGCTTCCTCGGCCTCCGTCCTGACGGCACAGCAAACCCTACTCAGCAGGCCGTTACGACGGTAG
- the LOC125959817 gene encoding transforming growth factor beta regulator 1 — protein sequence MEAGTASTSNPSSGTNEEEIQAKYRRKYRRLQRIMKDLVFENAALCDHITQVQEKIGQRTEERRYLLKKLLDHENEMETQLGRPCSKLNELIANSLPPKRQYKKREKNPPPNGASGSAADGSTKGGTGKTPVDGGVAPMANGVPSEQKEKEAVLDGEPTKGESATRQQTIGKGRGGGKGGKRGRPPGQPNKKKRVEANLKDLNRTTKGGGHPSYPIVVGDFTIQNLGEIVPDRVAYSNEYTIYPIGYCATRPYGHYEHPEKRCLYTCRILDGGAAPRFEIKPEGGAGSDVFMASSTDACHALLLQRINASLNMRRTIDSRPAGDWFFGLRHPTISSLIQSFPSSRQCANYRAIKRESITSMDKDNDPTLNYEALLRHITLSSYHTVPEIKEEPPDELFDLPEGNSSSSSNINLSRV from the exons ATGGAAGCAGGTACCGCGAGTACGTCCAATCCTTCATCGGGAACGAACGAGGAGGAGATTCAAGCCAAATATCGACGTAAATATCGCCGGTTACAGCGGATCATGAAGGATCTCGTGTTT GAAAATGCGGCACTTTGCGATCACATAACGCAGGTCCAGGAGAAGATTGGCCAGCGAACCGAGGAACGGCGGTATCtgctgaagaagctgctcgatCACGAAAACGAGATGGAAACTCAACTGGGTCGTCCCTGTAGCAAGCTTAACGAGCTGATCGCAAACAGCTTACCACCGAAACGGCAGTACAAAAAACGGGAGAAGAATCCGCCTCCCAACGGGGCATCGGGTAGCGCGGCCGACGGTAGTACAAAAGGAGGCACGGGGAAAACaccggtcgatggtggtgtcgCACCGATGGCGAATGGCGTACCATcggagcagaaggaaaaagaagcagtGCTTGATGGAGAACCGACAAAAGGCGAAAGCGCCACACGCCAGCAGACGATTGGAAAAGGGCGCGGAGGAGGGAAAGGTGGCAAGCGTGGACGGCCACCCGGTCagccaaacaaaaagaagcgaGTGGAAGCGAACCTCAAGGACCTCAACCGAACGACGAAGGGTGGTGGCCATCCGTCCTACCCGATCGTAGTCGGTGACTTTACAATACAGAACCTGGGCGAAATTGTGCCCGACCGGGTGGCTTACAGTAACGAATACACCATCTATCCGATCGGTTACTGCGCCACACGGCCGTACGGCCACTATGAACACCCGGAAAAGCGATGTCTTTACACCTGCCGCATACTGGACGGTGGTGCGGCGCCTCGTTTCGAGATAAAGCCCGAAGGAGGAGCGGGGAGCGACGTATTCATGGCTTCGTCCACCGATGCTTGCCACGCGTTGCTACTGCAACGCATCAACGCTTCGTTGAACATGCGCCGAACGATCGATTCAAGGCCGGCGGGAgattggtttttcggtttgcGGCATCCTACCATTTCGAGCCTGATACAGAGCTTTCCGAGCTCGCGCCAATGTGCCAACTATCGGGCCATCAAGCGGGAAAGCATCACCAGTATGGATAAGGACAACGATCCAACGCTTAATTATGAGGCTCTTCTGCGCCACATTACTCTTTCCAGCTACCATACGGTGCCCGAGATCAAGGAGGAACCACCCGACGAACTGTTTGATCTGCCCGAAGGCaactcctcgtcctcgtctaACATTAATTTGTCCCGTGTTTAG
- the LOC125959811 gene encoding uncharacterized protein LOC125959811 — protein sequence MQEALERSRAIVAQVEAYQSAQVEKLRAKNAVVIHGVTNGLYSHVGLEKQIRRLVAAGVEVKLAGANEIVLDWSFNGTSIHCGQKMRNLWSIICRLVNTNVLFEVGFFLGTPPHPDALQWFYEEATKMCTTGITLEGENVPLSFRNEIADSQAQTVTAGLQYNICHFGCDQSGRVLGRMMFPISLPQQRDLEATLHTDGIGANVFICEPLNFIFDDIFFDIMKHFSAHSKHCQKVIMFKKLVQMLPTEVDVSSFLEIKTIRELNSAYNELIFFTAILSFQIMYIREHFDLFLKFWTAIFILSDELHMNSINEARDLLSSFVAEFWNLFQRTYLDDDKSIPATTLQWHMLLHLADEVFMKGNLRQNSSAPYDKRILQWKNFGQNKAQEEVLQNVVTESMTSILVPKEETIEADNIVQIGNFRVNTRRMFDRWLFTKDKELIEVKTIHDSKQFLVVKKADKAAAATFSSSIHPIWEKLYVFFYDSSTIPMENGLITLSTEHVLCKMVRLSYYNKTIFYPLSC from the exons ATGCAGGAGGCGCTAGAACGTAGCCGGGCAATCGTTGCCCAAGTGGAGGCGTACCAATCCGCCCAAGTGGAGAAGTTAAGAGCCAAAAACGCCGTTGTAATTCATGGCGTCACTAATGGGCTTTACAGCCATGTAGGGTTAG AGAAGCAAATCCGGCGCCTTGTAGCTGCCGGTGTGGAAGTGAAGCTGGCAGGAGCAAACGAAATCGTGCTCGATTGGTCGTTTAATGGCACTTCCATCCATTGCGGCCAAAAAATGCGAAATCTGTGGTCGATTATTTGCCGCTTAGTGAACACAAACGTGTTATTTGAAGTAGGGTTTTTCCTGGGCACACCCCCACACCCAGACGCGCTGCAGTGGTTTTATGAAGAAGCCACGAAAATGTGCACCACGGGAATAACTCTTGAAGGCGAGAATGtgccactttcctttcgtaACGAGATCGCAGATAGTCAAGCGCAAACGGTGACGGCAG GCCTCCAATACAATATTTGTCATTTTGGTTGTGACCAAAGCGGCAGGGTACTAGGCAGAATGATGTTCCCCATTTCATTACCGCAACAGCGTGATTTGGAGGCTACACTGCATACAGATGGCATCGGGGCAAATGTCTTTATTTGCGAACCactcaattttatttttgatgatattttttttgatATCATGAAACATTTCAGTGCACATTCAAAGCATTGTCAAAAGGTcattatgtttaaaaaactAGTACAAATGCTCCCTACCGAAGTAGATGTGAGCAGTTTTTTGGAAATCAAAACGATCCGCGAGTTGAATAGTGCTTATAACGagctgattttttttacgGCAATTTTGTCGTTTCAGATAATGTACATAAGGGagcattttgatttgtttttaaaattttggACGGCGATTTTTATTCTTTCGGACGAACTACACATGAATTCTATAAATGAGGCGCGGGATTTGTTGAGTAGTTTTGTGGCGGAATTTTGGAATTTGTTCCAAAGAACATACCTGGACGATGACAAAAGTATTCCTGCTACAACTCTCCAATGGCATATGTTACTTCATTTAGCCGACGAAGTGTTCATGAAGGGGAACTTACGGCAAAATTCTAGTGCACCGTATGACAAACGCATCCTGCAATGGAAGAATTTTGGTCAGAATAAAGCACAGGAAGAAGTGCTACAAAATGTCGTCACCGAAAGCATGACCAGTATACTGGTTCCAAAAGAAGAGACTATAGAGGCAGACAATATAGTACAAATCGGCAATTTCCGGGTTAATACTAGGAGAATGTTCGATCGATGGCTCTTCACAAAGGACAAAGAATTGATAGAAGTTAAAACTATTCACGACTCGAAGCAGTTCTTAGTTGTTAAGAAGGCtgataaagcagcagcagccaccttTAGCAGCTCTATACACCCAATATGGGAGAAATTGTATGTATTTTTCTATGATAGTAGCACAATTCCCATGGAAAACGGTCTCATTACTTTAAGCACAGAACATGTGCTGTGTAAAATGGTGCGTTTATCTTACtacaataaaacaattttttacCCGCTTAGTTGTTAG
- the LOC125959821 gene encoding 39S ribosomal protein L28, mitochondrial → MTSATPQGANLLYGLRKSTKFSKGLGALLPPAYRKFWVEWKQQQPAAVHYVPKDGMFQREDVTGLVTPIQNVPLPLIDPPEAHHGIWGGEAVIKGFQKRNQYKRRVPHFWVPVLRRSVVHSRVLNDYMAVTVTDRTLEQIHDHHGFDHYLLKTPACDLRSMLAIKLKKKILEELAAGCPKLASDPIKQQEYLREYACYLEQYTPEEIEWYGLTYGEAISKVKALTEETESQMPQKILFRQQLIEQLKEAGIREAQDGDSEAMKGLNDSSSSSSWLSKLSFKPKNW, encoded by the exons ATGACTTCAGCAACACCACAG GGTGCCAACCTTCTTTATGGACTGAGAAAGTCGACCAAATTCAGCAAAGGCCTTGGAGCGCTTCTGCCTCCGGCGTACCGAAAGTTTTGGGTGgaatggaagcagcagcagccggcagcagtTCACTACGTTCCGAAGGATG GCATGTTCCAACGGGAAGACGTGACGGGTCTTGTGACTCCCATCCAGAACGTGCCGCTACCCCTGATCGATCCACCGGAGGCACACCACGGCATCTGGGGCGGTGAGGCGGTCATCAAGGGCTTCCAGAAGCGTAATCAGTACAAACGACGAGTACCGCACTTCTGGGTGCCGGTTTTACGCCGCTCGGTCGTACACAGCCGGGTACTGAACGACTACATGGCCGTCACCGTTACGGACCGAACGCTCGAGCAAATTCACGATCACCACGGGTTCGATCACTATCTGCTGAAGACGCCGGCCTGCGATCTACGGTCGATGCTGGCGATTAAGCTAAAGAAGAAAATCCTGGAAGAACTGGCTGCCGGTTGTCCGAAGCTAGCGTCTGATCCGATCAAGCAGCAGGAGTACCTTCGCGAATATGCCTGCTACCTGGAACAGTACACGCCGGAAGAGATCGAATGGTACGGACTGACGTACGGTGAAGCGATATCGAAGGTAAAGGCACTGACCGAGGAAACGGAATCCCAAATGCCCCAGAAGATACTCTTCCGtcagcagctgatcgagcaGCTCAAGGAAGCTGGCATCCGGGAGGCTCAGGATGGTGATTCGGAAGCAATGAAAGGTCTCAATgattcctcgtcctcctcttcatgGTTATCGAAGCTCAGCTTTAAGCCGAAAAACTGGTGA